The genomic segment AGATTGATGCTAATTTTCAAGTCTAAATTTGACAGGAGAAAAAGACAAAAACTATACTTTAGACGATCGGCGTTGCCGAGAGAATTTTGAGAAGCTCCGTTGTTTGGGAGAGGGGAATACTCGGAATTCGGGGGAGAAGCCGAATCCTGAAGGGAAACAACCTAACCACCGAAAAGGGAATTTTAGCAAGAAACAAAACTCGGTTAACTAAGAAACAGTAAAATTAAGAAAGCAATAGATTACTTCTAAAGAAGAGAGAGAATAGCTATGAAAATAAAGCAAATTGATATTAAAAATTATAGAAATTTTGATAATATAAATCTAATATTTCATCCTAATTTAACTTTTATTATAGGGGAAAATAATATAGGCAAGACAAATATTTTAGACTTACTAGATACTATTTTTAATAAAAGAAGTTTTTATAAAGATGATTTTAAAGATGTTAATACAGCCATAGAAATAGAACTAAAGCTTGAATTGGATAATATTGAAATAGGAATTTTTGATGACCTTTTTTCTCCAGAAAAAATTACATCAGAAAATGGTAGCATTGAAATAAACTTATTAATTAAACAAGAAAATCCTGATGATAGTATAAAAATTTTTCACAAAGAAACTGATGAAGAAATTTCTTCAAGAAAACTAAGATTTGCAAATTTGATCAGGTATGACCCCTTACGCAAACCTGGGGATGAGTTAGACTTTTCTAAAAGCAGAGGCGCTGGAAAATTCTTAAGCTATTTAGTTAAAAAACATTTTAACAATGAACCAAATGCTTATATTAAAGACTCTGAGCTAACTCAGTTAATTTCTAAGATTAATAAGGACTTAGAAACTTTCCAGTATTTTCATAATCTTGGCGTGAAAGTTGGATATAAAAAAGAAGTTTTTGATCAGATATTGAGTTTACTAGATTTACTTGATAAGGATGAAATTACAATATTCAGCACAGGTTATGGAGTTCAATACAATTTGATAATATTCTTTTATATACTCAATAAAACAATAGAGATTTTAGAATCAGAAAAAAAAGAAGATTCCATATTTACAGATACCAATGGAAAAAAATCTATTTCGCTTATTCTTTGTATTGACGAACCCGAAATACATATGCATCCATATATGCAACGA from the Treponema sp. J25 genome contains:
- a CDS encoding AAA family ATPase → MKIKQIDIKNYRNFDNINLIFHPNLTFIIGENNIGKTNILDLLDTIFNKRSFYKDDFKDVNTAIEIELKLELDNIEIGIFDDLFSPEKITSENGSIEINLLIKQENPDDSIKIFHKETDEEISSRKLRFANLIRYDPLRKPGDELDFSKSRGAGKFLSYLVKKHFNNEPNAYIKDSELTQLISKINKDLETFQYFHNLGVKVGYKKEVFDQILSLLDLLDKDEITIFSTGYGVQYNLIIFFYILNKTIEILESEKKEDSIFTDTNGKKSISLILCIDEPEIHMHPYMQRSLVKTVHKMLTNNDESFKNFLKENFNIDHIYGQAIIVTHSPNVLLNDYKQYVRLYYSKKLSSISGQSIQLENAIEKHLYKQIQYIKEAFFSKCVIIVEGDTEYGALPEWFEKSGIDMDMLGLSIIKADGKKSIKPLKKLLEKFGIECLTLADKDDGNDNNYDFITNGRDFEEDVVNSLFDFSDNKEIEKKELIYKILAEIDPKNFNEEQRASIKIEELNKEDTLRAPLKT